The genomic segment GTGCTGGAAGATAAAGATTTTGAACAGGCTAATGCCCGCAAAACAAAAGCAATAGAGATAAAGGAATTTGTAAGTGAAGAGGAGATAGATCCGCTTTATTACGAAAAACCATATTTTCTTGAGCCTGATAAATTTGCGGAGAAACCGTATGCCTTGCTTAGGGAGGCTCTTAGAGAGTCAAAGAAAGTAGGTATAGGAAGTTTCGTTCTTCGAAACAGAGAACATATCTGTGCTTTGAAAGCTGTAGGAGATGTGATTATCCTGAATCAACTGCGGTATTATGCAGACCTGAGAGACTATAGAGAATTGAAGCTTCCTCCGGCTGATATAATTGGTAAAGGAGAAAAATCAATGGCGCTTAAGCTTATAGACCAGTTGACAGAGAAGTTCCAGCCTGAGCAGTTTAAGGATACCTATATCGATGAATTGAAAAATATAATTGAGGCTAAAGCTAAAGGGTTAAAAATAGAGGTAACAGAAAAAGCACCTGAACCTACGCAGGTAAGAGACCTGATGGAAACATTAAAAGCCAGCTTGTCTGCTTCAAAAGAAAGAGTTCCTGAAAACAGAGAGCCTGAAAAGAAAAAGGTTGCAGAAAAGAAACCTGCAGCAAAGAGAAAAGCTAAAAAGGAGTAAGGAACTATGGGACTTCAGGAATACAGAAAGAAAAGAGCATTTGATGAAACACCAGAACCACAAGGCGAAGAAAAGGAGGGGGAAGGAAGACTAAGTTTTGTTGTTCAGAAACATGATGCCTCTCATCTACATTATGATTTCAGACTTGAGATAGATGGTGTGTTAAAGAGTTGGGCTGTTCCAAAGGGGCCATCATTGAATAACAAAGATAAACGGCTTGCTATGATGGTAGAAGACCATCCTATTGAATACGGAAGTTTTGAAGGCATTATTCCAAAAGGAAATTATGGGGGAGGTACGGTAATGCTTTGGGATCGGGGTGTATTTTATGCTCCAAATATCGATCCTGAGAACAGACAGGAAAATGAAAAAGCTCTGAGAGCTGGGCTTCATGCAGGAAACCTGAAGTTTATTCTTCATGGAGAAAAACTCAATGGAGAGTTTGCTCTCGTAAAGACGTACAGGCCTGGAGGAAAAGGGAATGAATGGCTGCTCATCAAAAAGAATGATGGATATGCAACTGAGGATGATGTGAAAGAGCAGGATAGGTCTGTACTTTCGGGTAGATCGATGGAGGAAATTGCCAGGCAGTCTGAAAAGGAAGGAGATGTATGGATTTCCGGTTCTAAAGAAGTTCCTTTTGATTTGAGTGATGCAGTTGAAAAGCCCATGCCCCATCAGATTCAGCCCATGATGGCAACACTACTGGAGGAGCCTTTTAATAATAAAAATTGGATCTTTGAAATTAAGTGGGACGGTTATCGTGCAGTAGCAGAAATCAATCATACGGATGTTCAGTTGTATTCCAGAAATAACAATTCCTTCAACCAGCTGTTTAAACCTGTTCTTGTTGAGCTTAAAAAGCTGGGGTTGCAGGCAGTTTTTGATGGAGAGATCGTAGTCCTCAACGATCGTAATATAGCTGACTTTGGATTAATTCAGAATTACAAAAGAACAGGAGAAGGAAATCTTGTTTATTATGTCTTTGATCTTCTTTACCTCAATGGATATGATCTGACTTCTTTGCCATTATTGAAAAGGAAAGAGTTATTGAAACAGGTTTTGCCTCACAATAATATTATCAGATATAATGATCACATAAAAGAAGCTGGTATTCCATTCTTTGAGAAGGCCGTACAGCAAGGAGTTGAAGGTATTATTGGGAAGAAATCAGATAGTGTTTATATACTGAATAAAAGAAGCCGGGACTGGGTTAAAATTAAAACAACTCAAAGGCAGGAAGCTGTTATTGCCGGGTTTACAGAACCAAGAGGATCACGCAAACACCTTGGTTCATTGATTCTTGGTGCATATGAAAACGGCCACTTTGTTTATATCGGGCATTCAGGAGGAGGCTTTGATGATGCTGCCCTCAATGATATTTATGACAGATTAGTCCACCTGGAAAATAAAAAGGCTCCTTTCAAAAGCGTTCCGAAGCTTCCTGGTATTATTCACTGGGTAAAACCTGAAATCGTATGTGAGATAAAATTCCAGGAATGGACATCAGAAGGATTAATGAGAATTCCAATCTTCATGGGACTTAGAGAAGATAAATCTCCTGAAGAAGTGGTGAAAGAGATTAAAGCTGATAAGAGGGAGGCTGAAGTAATCATTAATGCCCCTAAAGAAAAACCATCCAAAGGGCAGCGTGAAGCAGTTCCCCGGAAAAAAGCACTGGAAGGAAAAATAAAGAAGAAGTCGAAAGTTGTTACAGCACTTCCGGATGAATCATATGAAAGCGTTATCAGTGAAGAGACTCTGGATAAAAAGAAGCAGGATGCTTTGGTGGAAGTAGAAGGAAAGTCATTAAAATTTACAAATCTTAAAAAGGTCTTTTGGTCTGAAGAGGGCTATGTGAAACAAGATCTGATAGAGTATTACGATCACATAGCCCCCATTATACTACCTTATCTGAAAGACAGACCGGAAAGTCTGAGGAGGAATCCCAATGGTTATGATAAACCAAGTTTTTTTCAGAAAGATATGCCTGATTCCATTCCTAAATGGGTAGAAACCGTGAAAATATACTCAGATTCAAATGAGAAGGAACTGAACTATATGTTATGTCAGGACAAAGCGACTTTACTTTATATGGCCAATCTGGGGTGTATTGAAATAAACACCTGGAGCAGCAGGATACAGTCTCCGGAGTACCCTGATTATACTGTGATAGATCTAGATCCTGTAGGGGTCTCATTCGACATTGTGGTGGAGGTGGCGCAGGCAGTGAAGCATGTACTGGATAGAGGAAAGATAGCAGGCTTTTGTAAAACATCCGGTTCAAAAGGAATTCACATTTATATTCCATTAGGTGCTCAGTATACCTATGATCAGGGCAAGGACTTTGCATTTCTCATTGCTATGCTTACTAATAATCTGGTGCCTCAGCTTACAAGCCTTGAACGTATGCCTAAGAACAGGCAGAATAAAGTCTATCTGGATTTCCTTCAAAACAGAATGGGACAAACCCTTGCAGCACCTTATTGCCTGAGGCCTAAGCCTGGAGCTACTGTTAGTACACCACTCGAGTGGAGTGAGGTTAAAAAAGGTTTAGATCCAGTGGAGTTTAATATTAAAACGATATTTCAAAGGATTAAAGAAAAAGGAGATATATTTAAGGAGATGTTAACTCATGGCAATGATATGGATAAAAGTCTGACTTACCTCAGACAGAACGGTTAATAATTCTTATTTCAACTTAATTCTAAATGGCGCAATTGATTATCGTTCGACACGGGCAATCTGTCTGGAATCTTGAAAACAGGTTTACAGGAATGACAGATGTAGACCTGACACCGCTGGGAAGAGAAGAGGCAAAACAGGCAGGTATATTGTTAAAGCCTTATAACTTTGAAATAGCTTTTACTTCTGTACTAAGAAGGGCTATAGAAACTTTAAATATCATTCTGAGGGAATGTGATAAAATAAGAATACCGGTATTCGGTTCACCTGCATTGAATGAGCGACATTATGGGGACTTGCAGGGGTTGAATAAAAAGCAGACAGAGCTAAAATACGGAGAGCAACAGTTTCTGTTATGGAGAAGGAGTTATGACGTTGCACCTCCTCATGGAGAAAGTCTGAAGGATACCAGAAATCGAGTGGTTCCTTACTATCAGAAAGAAATTGAATCGAAGCTAAAAGCAGGTAAAAATATTCTTATCTCTGCACATGGAAATAGCCTCCGAGCATTAATGATGTATATGGAAAATATTAGTCCTGAAGAGATTCCGAATATTACGTTAGCCACAGGAGTGCCAAGAGTGTATGAGTTTGATCAGGATATGAAGGTTTTAAAAGTTTTTAATTTGTAGAGACGCTATGCATGGCGTCTCAAAATGTTCAATTTCAGTAAGAATAAACCTACATTAATTCATGATTTTTAGTAATTTTTTTGAATTCCGAAAAAAAAATAAAAATTCTGGGTGACCTTTGCAATTCGGACCCATTAAGCCAGAAAATTAAGACATTTTATGAATGATTCAAAAATCTTAGAATTATTACGGCTGGGCAAGCATTCTCCCGCATTTGATATACTGTATAATGCATATCCTCCTATCTGCAAGTTTATAAAGAACCATGGAGGTTCTGATGATGATGCCCGGGATATATTTCAGGAGGCATTAATAATTTTTTGCCGAAGAGCTGAACAACCTAACTTTCAGTTGACTTCAAAGATAAGTACATACCTTTTCAGTGTGTGTAAATTTTTATGGAAAGACAAACTTCAAAAGGAAAATCGCTATATCCATTCCTACGATTTTGATCAGGCTGCAGACGAATCGGATTTAACAGAAGAGTATCAACAAGAACAGAAATACCGGTTTCTTGACAATGTATTATATGCAATAAGCGCCAAATGCAAAGAAATTCTGGAAGCTTACTATTTTCATAAATGGAGCATGCTACTAATTGCGGATAGACTGGGCTATGGTTCGGAAGCATCTGTCAAAAACCAGAAATACAAATGCCTGGAGAAAGCAAGGAAGATAGCCAAACAGGAACAATTATCATTTAATCAAACGGAGGAGGCCTGATCATGGAAAAGTTTACAGTAGAAATGATTGAGCTTTATCTTGAAGATAAACTGGATTCTGGAGAAAGAATAAAAATGGACGAAGCCATGGCTATAAATCCGGAGCTTAAAGAAGAATTGATGCTTCAGAAAGTTTTGGTTCAGAAACTTAAAGATCAGGCATTAAGGTCATTGATACATGATGCCCATTTACGTCATCTAAATTCAGGGAACTCAGGCTTCTTATCAGGAGGTAAATGGATCTTTGGAATTATATTCTCAGTAATTGTAGTAGCTGGTTTAATACTTTATTTATTCACAAAGAATGAGAACAAGGACTTGAATAATAAAGAGGTAGTGGGGATCAGTAACAAAGAGAATATAATCTCTTCTATTAGTCAAGGAACACTGGAAACAGCAAATGAAAACTTTCCTGAGTTGCCATTTATGGTCTATAGGTTTTTCGCAGAGAAAGGTGCAATAATAAAAGATCGCAGATCTGGAGCTGTTATCAAAGTGCCTGCTAATATCTTAACCCGTAAAGATGGTACAATTGTAAGAGGCGAAGTCATGTTGAAATATCGTGAGTTCAGAACCTGGGCCGATTTTGCTTTGTCAGGAATTCCCATGACATATAAAGAACAGAATTTTGATTCTGAGGGGATGTTTGAAATATATGCTTTACAAAATGGAGATACATTAGGTATTATGAATAATGCTGAAATATCTATGGAATATGTAATGACTAAAGATGGAGAAGGAATTGGATTTTATAAGCTAAGTGAAGAAAGCAAAGAATGGGAGTTCATACATCCGATAGAAAGTAAAATAAGGGATGAAGCTGATACCGTTATGTCTCTAATGACGGAATCTATAAATCGATCTTATAAAGGTCCCTTCATACGGTCATTAATTTATCAAAAAACAGCTATAGGGGGGAATGCTTTGCCTGCAGAGCCGAGAAAGGATTTTAATACTCAGTTTGCTGATAAAAATTACAAACAAATAGCTGGTGTTGATACAAATACTTCGAATCGTATAGTGGTCGAAGAAATTAACAAGCAGCTGAAGAAAAAAGAATCAAAACTCGTTTCCTTCCTCAAAAGAATTTTTCTTTCCGGTGGAGCTATTACAATTCCTATTAACACGAACGAAGCCCCAAAGGTGGATACAAGTCTGAGTATTGTGGTTAAAGATAAAAGGTATACTATTTACGAAAATGGCAGGAATGTAGTAATGGGAGAACTGGCATCTTTAAAGGGAACGCAGTTTGTTTATGATGGTGATGATGTTTTTGATCGACTTACTAATCTAACTTTTTACGATGTACGTCTTACAAGAGATACAACTGTCTTGAATAGATTTTATCTTGAACTAAAGACAGATGGAAAAATCTTAATGTATCAATTGAGATTGAGCAAGCCTGACTTTACATCTTTTGAAGAATATGAGAAGCAGCAAAAACTACGTATACTCACTTACGATAAAAGAATAACCCTTAAAGAAAAAGAATACCAGGAGTTAATTAAATTAAGTAATGAAAGATCAAGGGTGCTTGATAGCCTAAGTTTTTATGGAAATGAAAGTATATTCCGAATGGCGCGTCTCATTATGACTGAAGATGAACTGAATATGTCACAGAGAGAATGGTTTGCTTCACTGGATACAAACAGAGCATTACGGAAAAGAATAGATTCGCATCTGGATTCCATTAAAGCATATGGAGATAATGCGGATCAATATATAAATAAGCTTGCAAGAGAGCGTAAGTTAGACCTTTTTAGATCTGGTTTAAATCGGGTAATTAATCAAGGTATAAATGAACTGGTCATTCCTGGTCAATATATTGATCCTCTCGTGCGCAATTTAAAGATAAAAGGCTTTGGGGTATATAATTGTGATCAGGTATACCGAATAAAAAGACCGATCTTAATTAAAGGAAAGTATGTAACAGAAGACAAAGTTGAAATAAGCAATTTCAAAGGACTTTCTCTTATTGATCCGAATATAAATGCTGCGTTTAGTTTTGATCCGAAGATATTTCAATGCAGTTCGACAGGAGATAATATGTTATTACTTTTTACAAGGAATAATAAAATCTATTTCTTTGATAGAAGCAAATGGAAAACTAAACAAGTTAAAAGAGGAGGAGTGTATACTTTTGAGATGACAGACATCACTGATAGAGTACGAACCTCCGAAGATTTACAAAGAATATTAGAAGGTAATTTATTGTAGAGACGCCATGCTGGCGTCTCTCCTGTCAAAAACAGTATCTCTTTCTACTTGTATAATTTTTCAATTGAATAAAAGTGTTTTTTGATTGTCGATAGATTGGGTTGAAATTTATTTAATATCTGCTATTGAAAAAGGAGACGCCAGCAGGGCGTCTCTACGCTTTTATTGTCTTATTAAACTCTTATCAACGCTTAAAATTCTTTCTTGCCCGTCTTCCTTATTATAAGAAATCAAAAGCTTGTTTTCATTTAAGCCTATAATAGTACAAGGCTTAACAGTCTTGGTATTTGTTTTAAGGTTTAGAACTTCTACAGAAGCCTTTTCCCCTATGTCATAGCCAAAGTAGTTTTTGTTGGAAGTATGTTCTGTTATTTTAAATATAACATTTTGACTCACATTTTGCTTTTTGAGACGACCATTGTTGTATTGGAAAGTAATGGCACATCTTTCTTTACTCAGATGTTTTGATACCAATCCTTTATGGAAGCCATTGTACTCATATATAATGCTGTCTCCTGGTAATAGCCCTCCAATCATAGATTGATTGTCAGAGTCAGCATTAGGAGAAGAATCTTCTGTACCACTACAGTCAAAAAGGTCTGCAGACACTGTTGCAATGGTTGAAGAATAAAAAAGAATGTAAGTAGTCTTAAAATCAACTGAAAAATTGGTAAGCTTTAAATTCTTTTTGACACTAATTTTTCTGTAAAGGTCTTGCTTGGCATCCACAATCAAAGCATTTTTACTTAATCCTCCCAATCCTAAAAATTTAGAGGTAGATGCCTGACCTGTTATGATGGTCTTCATAGGGCAATCAACTATGGATCCCGAAGACACATTTCCTGAGTGAAAGGCGCATGAGGATAAAAATGCTATAAATGAAATAGCCAGATAAAAATTTTTCATAATTTTTTAAAATTCTTTAATGGTAACTTTCAATTAATTTAACTGTTTGTGAACGTGTAATTTCGGCAAATATTTTTTGGGATAAAAAGTTGTCTATAGTAAAAATATTAAGCACATCGCATTGGTTTGATAGATTATAGATATATGTATTGAATATCAATAGATAAAGGGTGTTTGTTCTTTTTGGAAAAAATTAAAATTGTAAAAAAACTTCCTGACCTGCATTACGATGAATGACAAATCAAGAAGTTTTATAAATGATTAAGTTGATGACGCTTTATGAAGCCATCAATTTATACATCACATCTGATCTTAGCGCATATTTTACACCTTTCTTCACAGGGCAGCCTTCATGCTTCAATTCATGAATAAAGCACAATGCCATACCTGTTCTTGGGAAAATTGTCACCTCATCAAATGCTGTTTCTCCTCCTTCATATTCCTCATTTAAATAGATCATAAATGTGATACGGCTTTCTTCTGTTTCGTTTCTTCTGAATCTACCATCGATATGTCTTTTAAATCTCTGATCCAGTTCATACTTATAAAATCTGAATTGTTCATTTAACCCTAAAGGAAAAGAGTTGTCAAGATCTTTAGGACAAAAGTCTTCGAGCCTGGTCCAAAGCATAGAGGCGAGGCCAATATCTGAATGGAGTACTCTTTCATTGTTTCTTAAACTCTTGATCATCTTTGCGCCGGAAGGAAGGCTAACTTCAGCTTCTTTAAATCCGATATTTTCACTCAGTGTTATCAGGTCATTACACTCTGACCTGGAAAGGAAGTTTTCAATAGACCAGATTTGATCGGTGTGAAAAATTGCATTCATAATTTTACTAGATTAGGTGTTAGTATTATAAGACTGCTTAATATCCAAATTAGAAGTTTAATGGATAACTAAAAGTGAATTGAATAGAATTTTCAGCAGATAAGAAAATCTGGTGGAAGGTTAATATTTTAACTTGAAAATTCCTGTATGCTCTGTTTTTTTATCTAAGACTATCCATAAGTTTTGTTATGGAGAATTTATCTGATTTGGTTTTCGAAAGCTCTAAAGCCTTTACTAAATAAGACTTTGCTTTCCCTTTATTTTCTTTTTTATAAAGTTCAGCAAGAAGGATAAAGTAAAAGTGGCTATCTGTTAGTTGTAGCTTTTCAGCTTCTTCAATCGCTTCTGCATTACTTTTTACTTTAGAAAGTGCATATGCTCTGTTAAGTGCAACAATAGGAGAGTAGGTTATTTCCAATAATCTATTATAAAGTTGTAATATATTTTCCCATTTTTCAATCGTATCATTCTTTTGAGTATGCCAATATGCAATAGCAGCTTCCAGATGATATTGTGAGACATAATCTCCTTGAGATGCTTTGTTGAGATAGTATGCACCCATAGATATTAACTCATAATTCCATAAGGATTCATTCTGTTCATGATATAGAATCATTTCTCCTGAGTTATTTATCCTTGCTGGAAATCTTGAGGCATGCAAACACATAAGAGCATAAAGAGCATTTACTGGTGGAATGTCAGTTTGTTCATTTTTAATCAGTAGCATCGTAAGTCTCATGGCTTCCATACAAAGATCTTCACGGATCAGGTTATCATTGCTTTCTGAATAATATCCTTCATTGAATAATAGATATAATGTTGTGAGGACGGCATCGAGTCTTGTATTAATTTCAGATTCTGAGGGAAATTCAATTTTTATTTTTTCTGTTTTTAATTTTTCTTTCGCTCTGTATAGCCTTTTATTGATGGTTTCTTTGTTGGTTAAAAATGCTGAGGCTAATTCTTCAATACCAAATCCGCAAAGAATGCGTAATGCCAGTGCAACCTGGGCTTCATTTGGAATAGCTGGATGGCAGATTGAAAACAACATTTGCAATTGACTATCAGTAATGTTTTTTTCTGAGAGATCTAATTCAAATGTAGTTACCAAATTGCCTGACAGTTGTGGAATAATTTTATCAGTAAAAAGCTGAGTTCTGTTGAAATGATTTCTGGCTTTGTTTTTCGCAACTGTATAAAGCCAGGCAACAGGATTTTCCGGAATTCCTTTGTAAGTCCATGTTTCCAGGGCAGATAAGAAAGTTTCGCTTACTATGTCCTCAGCAGTATCACAATGTTCAATACCCAGCAGTCTGGTGAGAACGGAGCATATTTTGCTAAACTCCGTTCTGAATAGATGTGGTATCAGTTCATTCTGTTTCATTCGTGGAATGTAAATAAGGTAATCATTGCTTAATGTGTTCCATCATCTTTAGCAATTTTTCGAACCTCAATGCTATTTCCTTCTCCCTGCAATACAGGGCTCCCTTTTGCAAATTCCACTGCTTCTTCAACCGAAGCAGCTTTGATTACAATAATGCCTCCGATAGTTTCTTTGATATCACCGAATGGACCATTAGTAACGATTTTTCCTTTATCGCTTGCTTTTATCACGCGGGCATTATCAAATGGAAGGCCAGTCCCGCTTACAAATTTGTTCTTAGCGGATATGCTGCCAATCCAGTCCATTGTTTGTTGCATCCATATTTGAATTTGTTCCGGAGAAGCAACTTTTTTGCCGTCCTCATGTCTCATAATCAGTGCGTATTGTTCCATGATTAATTTTTTTTAATGAAATTGAATTTTGATTTCAATCTTATAACAATTGACATTTCCTGTATTGGACAAGATTGATAAAAATATTTTAAAATCCTTTTACTTCTTAAATAATGAAATTATTTAGGATTAAAAGATAAAAATCGAATGGTATAATTGGTTGTATTAATTCCTGTTGCTAAAAACTATTTTAAAGGATGTGCCTCTTCCTTC from the Sporocytophaga myxococcoides genome contains:
- the ku gene encoding non-homologous end joining protein Ku, with the translated sequence MRSMWSGAISFGLVNIPIKLYSASGESSLDLDMLAKKNLAPIRYAKINTITGEEVDFKEIVKGYEIDKGKYVVLEDKDFEQANARKTKAIEIKEFVSEEEIDPLYYEKPYFLEPDKFAEKPYALLREALRESKKVGIGSFVLRNREHICALKAVGDVIILNQLRYYADLRDYRELKLPPADIIGKGEKSMALKLIDQLTEKFQPEQFKDTYIDELKNIIEAKAKGLKIEVTEKAPEPTQVRDLMETLKASLSASKERVPENREPEKKKVAEKKPAAKRKAKKE
- a CDS encoding RNA polymerase sigma factor, with the protein product MNDSKILELLRLGKHSPAFDILYNAYPPICKFIKNHGGSDDDARDIFQEALIIFCRRAEQPNFQLTSKISTYLFSVCKFLWKDKLQKENRYIHSYDFDQAADESDLTEEYQQEQKYRFLDNVLYAISAKCKEILEAYYFHKWSMLLIADRLGYGSEASVKNQKYKCLEKARKIAKQEQLSFNQTEEA
- a CDS encoding prolyl hydroxylase family protein, giving the protein MNAIFHTDQIWSIENFLSRSECNDLITLSENIGFKEAEVSLPSGAKMIKSLRNNERVLHSDIGLASMLWTRLEDFCPKDLDNSFPLGLNEQFRFYKYELDQRFKRHIDGRFRRNETEESRITFMIYLNEEYEGGETAFDEVTIFPRTGMALCFIHELKHEGCPVKKGVKYALRSDVMYKLMAS
- the ligD gene encoding DNA ligase D; the protein is MGLQEYRKKRAFDETPEPQGEEKEGEGRLSFVVQKHDASHLHYDFRLEIDGVLKSWAVPKGPSLNNKDKRLAMMVEDHPIEYGSFEGIIPKGNYGGGTVMLWDRGVFYAPNIDPENRQENEKALRAGLHAGNLKFILHGEKLNGEFALVKTYRPGGKGNEWLLIKKNDGYATEDDVKEQDRSVLSGRSMEEIARQSEKEGDVWISGSKEVPFDLSDAVEKPMPHQIQPMMATLLEEPFNNKNWIFEIKWDGYRAVAEINHTDVQLYSRNNNSFNQLFKPVLVELKKLGLQAVFDGEIVVLNDRNIADFGLIQNYKRTGEGNLVYYVFDLLYLNGYDLTSLPLLKRKELLKQVLPHNNIIRYNDHIKEAGIPFFEKAVQQGVEGIIGKKSDSVYILNKRSRDWVKIKTTQRQEAVIAGFTEPRGSRKHLGSLILGAYENGHFVYIGHSGGGFDDAALNDIYDRLVHLENKKAPFKSVPKLPGIIHWVKPEIVCEIKFQEWTSEGLMRIPIFMGLREDKSPEEVVKEIKADKREAEVIINAPKEKPSKGQREAVPRKKALEGKIKKKSKVVTALPDESYESVISEETLDKKKQDALVEVEGKSLKFTNLKKVFWSEEGYVKQDLIEYYDHIAPIILPYLKDRPESLRRNPNGYDKPSFFQKDMPDSIPKWVETVKIYSDSNEKELNYMLCQDKATLLYMANLGCIEINTWSSRIQSPEYPDYTVIDLDPVGVSFDIVVEVAQAVKHVLDRGKIAGFCKTSGSKGIHIYIPLGAQYTYDQGKDFAFLIAMLTNNLVPQLTSLERMPKNRQNKVYLDFLQNRMGQTLAAPYCLRPKPGATVSTPLEWSEVKKGLDPVEFNIKTIFQRIKEKGDIFKEMLTHGNDMDKSLTYLRQNG
- a CDS encoding RNA polymerase sigma factor — its product is MKQNELIPHLFRTEFSKICSVLTRLLGIEHCDTAEDIVSETFLSALETWTYKGIPENPVAWLYTVAKNKARNHFNRTQLFTDKIIPQLSGNLVTTFELDLSEKNITDSQLQMLFSICHPAIPNEAQVALALRILCGFGIEELASAFLTNKETINKRLYRAKEKLKTEKIKIEFPSESEINTRLDAVLTTLYLLFNEGYYSESNDNLIREDLCMEAMRLTMLLIKNEQTDIPPVNALYALMCLHASRFPARINNSGEMILYHEQNESLWNYELISMGAYYLNKASQGDYVSQYHLEAAIAYWHTQKNDTIEKWENILQLYNRLLEITYSPIVALNRAYALSKVKSNAEAIEEAEKLQLTDSHFYFILLAELYKKENKGKAKSYLVKALELSKTKSDKFSITKLMDSLR
- a CDS encoding DUF6567 family protein — encoded protein: MKNFYLAISFIAFLSSCAFHSGNVSSGSIVDCPMKTIITGQASTSKFLGLGGLSKNALIVDAKQDLYRKISVKKNLKLTNFSVDFKTTYILFYSSTIATVSADLFDCSGTEDSSPNADSDNQSMIGGLLPGDSIIYEYNGFHKGLVSKHLSKERCAITFQYNNGRLKKQNVSQNVIFKITEHTSNKNYFGYDIGEKASVEVLNLKTNTKTVKPCTIIGLNENKLLISYNKEDGQERILSVDKSLIRQ
- a CDS encoding 2,3-bisphosphoglycerate-dependent phosphoglycerate mutase, whose amino-acid sequence is MAQLIIVRHGQSVWNLENRFTGMTDVDLTPLGREEAKQAGILLKPYNFEIAFTSVLRRAIETLNIILRECDKIRIPVFGSPALNERHYGDLQGLNKKQTELKYGEQQFLLWRRSYDVAPPHGESLKDTRNRVVPYYQKEIESKLKAGKNILISAHGNSLRALMMYMENISPEEIPNITLATGVPRVYEFDQDMKVLKVFNL
- a CDS encoding YciI family protein is translated as MEQYALIMRHEDGKKVASPEQIQIWMQQTMDWIGSISAKNKFVSGTGLPFDNARVIKASDKGKIVTNGPFGDIKETIGGIIVIKAASVEEAVEFAKGSPVLQGEGNSIEVRKIAKDDGTH
- a CDS encoding signal peptidase II; amino-acid sequence: MEKFTVEMIELYLEDKLDSGERIKMDEAMAINPELKEELMLQKVLVQKLKDQALRSLIHDAHLRHLNSGNSGFLSGGKWIFGIIFSVIVVAGLILYLFTKNENKDLNNKEVVGISNKENIISSISQGTLETANENFPELPFMVYRFFAEKGAIIKDRRSGAVIKVPANILTRKDGTIVRGEVMLKYREFRTWADFALSGIPMTYKEQNFDSEGMFEIYALQNGDTLGIMNNAEISMEYVMTKDGEGIGFYKLSEESKEWEFIHPIESKIRDEADTVMSLMTESINRSYKGPFIRSLIYQKTAIGGNALPAEPRKDFNTQFADKNYKQIAGVDTNTSNRIVVEEINKQLKKKESKLVSFLKRIFLSGGAITIPINTNEAPKVDTSLSIVVKDKRYTIYENGRNVVMGELASLKGTQFVYDGDDVFDRLTNLTFYDVRLTRDTTVLNRFYLELKTDGKILMYQLRLSKPDFTSFEEYEKQQKLRILTYDKRITLKEKEYQELIKLSNERSRVLDSLSFYGNESIFRMARLIMTEDELNMSQREWFASLDTNRALRKRIDSHLDSIKAYGDNADQYINKLARERKLDLFRSGLNRVINQGINELVIPGQYIDPLVRNLKIKGFGVYNCDQVYRIKRPILIKGKYVTEDKVEISNFKGLSLIDPNINAAFSFDPKIFQCSSTGDNMLLLFTRNNKIYFFDRSKWKTKQVKRGGVYTFEMTDITDRVRTSEDLQRILEGNLL